One genomic region from Amycolatopsis sp. FBCC-B4732 encodes:
- a CDS encoding DEAD/DEAH box helicase — MPSVHALWSPGRGLLLWAERDRVPAGTSSRSARIALAHPFAVSSANLTALHPGKPTSVTLLLPSRANRPLASSEAVPRRAPSLRPWSVPALVVDPAELDDLDDAASYGASVTYLRAVARLAADLVGRGRVLPTLVRQGDAAEARWRPVLQGVDSVAFDALVAAMPPVGRAEEIAPLTGASPRALVTDALHTLVDSAVRDRLARAEPPVDLRGGRDAAGVWLAALQGGAARVELPLGELGVLADAVAKWDQVADTDVVDGRACFRLAEVGTLRRPAEDDPDDQTGDSTKWQLQFLLRATADPSLLLSAGQIWSGEAHGLVRDPKGLFTAELGRAALVEPMLAPALRRTRPAEYDLTVEEAERFLTSGANRLIEAGFEVQLPATWGGRRRLGLRLSVRSTPSEQVVTRSRVGRDELAAFRWTIAVGDDEIGEEELARLVAAKTQLVRLRGRWISVDADRLRAGLEFLRRDPHRRTARPTAAELLELVHLGTETPLPVTGVSADGWVGDVLAERVDQRLRPVGLPPSFRASLRPYQQRGVAWLAFMAALGLGACLADDMGLGKTVQTLALEAVERADGERRPTLVLCPMSLVGMWQREAENFAPGLRVLAHHGSARAHGDDLAGRVAAADLVVTTYATAARDAGELEQFAWRRLVLDEAHAIKNADTATAKAVRRFTAEHRLALTGTPVENRLADLWSVLDLLNPGLLGTRFEFRRRFAAPIERGGDTAVAAELRRLTQPYLLRRVKTDPAIVPELPEKLEIRQEYRLTREQGTLYRAIVDEMMTKIANSQGIKRRGNILAAITKLKQVCNHPAHLLHDGSPIGHRSGKVSRLEEILAEILASGDRALCFTQYTEFGHLLVPHLSARLGTEVGFLHGGLAKGARDAIVDRFQSDDGPRILLLSLKAGGSGLTLTAASQVLHLDRWWNPAVENQATDRAFRIGQGRNVQVRKFVCPGTIEDRIDTLIARKRALAGMVVGEGESWLTELSTDALRGVLTLGEEAIDD, encoded by the coding sequence TTGCCCTCGGTGCACGCCCTGTGGTCGCCGGGCCGCGGCCTGCTGCTCTGGGCGGAACGGGACCGGGTCCCCGCCGGCACGTCGAGCCGGTCGGCGCGGATCGCCCTGGCCCACCCGTTCGCGGTCTCCAGCGCGAACCTCACCGCGCTGCACCCCGGCAAGCCCACCTCGGTGACGCTGCTGCTGCCGTCGCGGGCGAACCGGCCCCTGGCCTCCTCCGAAGCGGTTCCCCGGCGGGCACCCTCGTTGCGGCCCTGGTCGGTGCCCGCACTGGTCGTAGACCCCGCCGAGCTGGACGACCTCGACGACGCGGCCTCGTACGGCGCTTCGGTCACCTACCTGCGGGCGGTCGCTCGCCTGGCCGCGGACCTGGTGGGGCGCGGGCGCGTGCTGCCGACGCTGGTCCGCCAGGGCGACGCGGCGGAGGCCCGGTGGCGCCCGGTGCTCCAGGGCGTGGACTCCGTCGCGTTCGACGCGCTCGTCGCGGCCATGCCGCCGGTCGGGCGTGCCGAGGAGATCGCGCCGCTCACCGGGGCCTCGCCCCGCGCGCTCGTCACCGACGCCCTCCACACCCTGGTCGACTCGGCGGTCCGGGACCGGCTCGCGCGGGCGGAGCCGCCCGTCGACCTGCGCGGGGGCCGGGACGCGGCCGGGGTGTGGCTGGCCGCTCTGCAAGGCGGCGCCGCCCGCGTCGAGCTGCCGCTGGGCGAACTGGGGGTCCTGGCCGACGCCGTCGCGAAGTGGGACCAAGTCGCCGACACCGACGTCGTCGACGGCCGCGCGTGCTTCCGGCTGGCCGAAGTCGGCACCCTGCGGCGGCCGGCCGAGGACGATCCCGACGACCAGACCGGCGACAGCACCAAGTGGCAGCTGCAGTTCCTCCTGCGGGCGACGGCCGATCCGAGCCTGCTGCTGTCGGCGGGGCAGATCTGGTCGGGTGAGGCGCACGGGCTGGTCCGGGACCCGAAGGGGCTGTTCACCGCCGAACTGGGCCGGGCCGCGCTGGTGGAACCGATGCTGGCGCCTGCCCTGCGCCGGACCCGCCCGGCCGAATACGACCTGACCGTCGAGGAAGCCGAGCGGTTCCTCACCTCGGGCGCGAACCGGCTGATCGAGGCCGGCTTCGAAGTGCAGCTCCCGGCCACCTGGGGCGGACGGCGCCGGCTCGGGCTGCGGCTGTCGGTCCGCAGCACGCCGTCCGAGCAGGTCGTCACGCGCAGCCGGGTGGGCCGCGACGAGCTGGCCGCGTTCCGCTGGACGATCGCGGTGGGCGACGACGAAATCGGCGAGGAAGAGCTGGCCCGGCTGGTCGCGGCGAAGACGCAACTGGTGCGGCTGCGGGGCCGGTGGATCAGCGTCGACGCCGACCGGCTCCGCGCCGGGCTCGAGTTCCTGCGCCGCGACCCGCACCGCCGCACCGCGCGCCCCACCGCGGCCGAGCTGCTCGAACTCGTCCACCTCGGGACCGAGACGCCGCTCCCGGTCACCGGCGTCAGCGCCGACGGCTGGGTCGGGGACGTCCTGGCCGAGCGGGTCGACCAGCGCCTGCGGCCGGTCGGGCTGCCGCCGTCGTTCCGCGCCAGCCTGCGCCCCTACCAGCAGCGGGGCGTCGCCTGGCTGGCGTTCATGGCGGCGCTGGGGCTCGGTGCGTGCCTGGCCGACGACATGGGCCTGGGCAAGACCGTCCAGACGCTGGCACTGGAAGCCGTCGAGCGGGCGGACGGCGAGCGCCGGCCGACGCTGGTGCTGTGCCCGATGTCGCTGGTCGGCATGTGGCAGCGGGAGGCGGAGAACTTCGCCCCCGGCCTGCGCGTCCTCGCCCACCACGGCAGCGCCCGCGCGCACGGGGACGACCTCGCCGGGCGGGTCGCCGCGGCCGACCTCGTCGTCACGACCTACGCAACGGCCGCCCGTGACGCCGGCGAGCTCGAGCAGTTCGCCTGGCGACGGCTGGTGCTCGACGAAGCGCACGCCATCAAGAACGCCGACACCGCGACGGCCAAGGCGGTGCGGCGGTTCACCGCGGAGCACCGGCTCGCGCTGACCGGCACCCCGGTCGAGAACCGGCTGGCGGACCTGTGGTCGGTGCTGGACCTGCTCAACCCCGGGCTGCTCGGCACCAGGTTCGAGTTCCGCCGCCGGTTCGCGGCCCCGATCGAGCGCGGCGGGGACACCGCCGTGGCCGCCGAACTGCGCCGGCTCACGCAGCCGTACCTGCTGCGCCGGGTGAAGACGGACCCCGCGATCGTCCCCGAGCTCCCGGAAAAGCTCGAAATCCGGCAGGAATACCGGCTCACCCGCGAACAGGGCACGCTGTACCGCGCGATCGTCGACGAGATGATGACGAAGATCGCGAACAGCCAGGGCATCAAGCGCCGCGGCAACATCCTCGCCGCGATCACGAAGCTCAAGCAGGTCTGCAACCACCCCGCGCACCTGCTGCACGACGGTTCCCCGATCGGCCACCGCTCCGGCAAGGTCAGCCGCCTCGAAGAGATCCTGGCCGAAATCCTGGCGTCGGGCGACCGGGCGCTGTGCTTCACGCAGTACACCGAATTCGGCCACCTGCTCGTGCCCCACCTGTCGGCCCGGCTCGGCACCGAAGTCGGGTTCCTGCACGGTGGCCTGGCCAAGGGGGCGCGAGACGCGATCGTCGACCGCTTCCAGTCCGACGACGGCCCGCGGATTCTGCTGCTGTCGCTCAAAGCGGGTGGTTCGGGGCTCACGCTGACCGCCGCGAGCCAGGTCCTGCACCTGGACCGCTGGTGGAACCCGGCGGTGGAAAACCAGGCCACCGACCGGGCGTTCCGGATCGGGCAGGGACGCAACGTCCAGGTCCGGAAGTTCGTCTGCCCGGGCACCATCGAGGACCGCATCGACACCCTGATCGCGAGGAAGCGCGCGCTCGCGGGAATGGTGGTGGGCGAAGGCGAAAGCTGGCTCACCGAGCTGTCCACGGACGCGCTGCGCGGCGTGCTCACGCTGGGGGAGGAGGCGATCGATGACTGA
- a CDS encoding helix-turn-helix transcriptional regulator, whose protein sequence is MTSSDTLDRTFAALADPTRRAILARLAAGDATVTELAVPFAMSQPAVSKHLRVLERAGLVTRGRDAQRRPCHLLAAPLKTATDWLAAYRDHWEASYRQLDDLLTDLQQREP, encoded by the coding sequence ATGACCTCCAGCGACACGCTCGACCGGACGTTCGCGGCCCTCGCGGACCCGACCCGGCGGGCCATCCTCGCCCGGCTCGCGGCCGGGGACGCCACCGTCACCGAGCTGGCCGTGCCCTTCGCGATGTCGCAGCCCGCCGTGTCGAAACACCTGCGGGTGCTCGAGCGGGCCGGGCTGGTCACGCGGGGCCGCGACGCGCAGCGCCGGCCGTGCCACCTGCTGGCCGCCCCCCTCAAGACGGCCACGGACTGGCTCGCCGCCTACCGGGACCACTGGGAAGCGAGCTACCGGCAGCTCGACGACCTGCTGACCGACCTGCAGCAGCGGGAACCGTGA
- a CDS encoding SRPBCC family protein, whose amino-acid sequence MTSPGLAVARSGATGLVLTRTFAAPPALVFAALTQPDLLRRWHGAHGWRLTECEVDLRAGGAWRFVSLGPDGAEMAMSGVFREVVPPVRIVQTEVHRGWTDGAALVTTELAETGGRTAMTVTVEYSSPEVREQALRSPMRRGAGEAYDRLETLLAQEK is encoded by the coding sequence GTGACGTCCCCCGGCTTGGCGGTCGCCCGGTCCGGTGCCACCGGCCTCGTCCTGACCCGGACCTTCGCCGCTCCCCCGGCCCTGGTCTTCGCCGCCCTCACCCAGCCCGACCTGCTGCGCCGCTGGCACGGCGCCCACGGCTGGCGGCTGACCGAGTGCGAAGTGGACCTGCGGGCCGGCGGAGCGTGGCGGTTCGTCTCCCTCGGCCCGGACGGCGCGGAGATGGCGATGTCCGGCGTGTTCCGCGAAGTCGTGCCGCCCGTGCGCATCGTGCAGACCGAAGTCCACCGCGGCTGGACCGACGGTGCCGCGCTCGTCACCACCGAACTGGCGGAGACCGGCGGCCGCACCGCCATGACCGTCACCGTGGAGTACTCCTCACCGGAAGTCCGCGAGCAGGCCCTGCGCAGCCCGATGCGGCGCGGCGCCGGTGAAGCGTACGACCGCCTCGAAACCCTGCTCGCCCAAGAGAAATGA
- a CDS encoding VOC family protein, whose amino-acid sequence MNDPVTEVPAALTPAASNPPVPPGAFLLELVPVPVRDTDRAIAFYRDQLGFTLDVDVRPADGVRIVQLTPPGSACSISLTEGVAALAMDPGALRGLHLVVADIEQARSELLGRGVEIGPVEDMGGVFYAYFADPDGNSWCLQHMPWR is encoded by the coding sequence ATGAACGACCCGGTCACCGAAGTCCCCGCCGCGCTCACCCCGGCCGCGTCGAACCCGCCCGTGCCGCCCGGTGCGTTCCTGCTCGAACTCGTCCCGGTACCGGTCCGCGACACCGACCGCGCCATCGCCTTCTACCGCGACCAGCTCGGCTTCACCCTCGACGTCGACGTCCGCCCGGCCGACGGCGTCCGCATCGTCCAGCTCACCCCGCCCGGCTCGGCGTGCTCGATCTCCCTCACCGAAGGCGTGGCGGCCCTCGCCATGGACCCCGGCGCACTGCGCGGGCTGCACCTCGTGGTCGCCGACATCGAGCAGGCCCGTTCCGAGCTTCTCGGGCGGGGGGTCGAGATCGGCCCGGTCGAGGACATGGGCGGCGTTTTCTACGCCTACTTCGCCGACCCGGACGGCAACAGCTGGTGCCTGCAGCACATGCCCTGGCGCTGA